In Bradyrhizobium sp. 200, the sequence GAAAAAGCGCGGTTGGCCGAACAGGAGCGGGCGCGGCTCGCCGCCGAGGGCGCCCGGAAATCGCAGCAGGCCAAGGCCGAGGCCGAAGCCAGGGCTGCCGAGCAGGCGCGCCTCGCGGCCGAGAAGGCCAAGCAGGTGGCGCAGGAGCAGGCGGCCGCGGCCGAGCAGAAGCGCGTCGCCGCCGAAAGCGCCGCCGCCGACAAGGCGTCCACGCCGGCGCCCGCTGACAAGGACGTGAACGTTGCTGCCCTCGCCGCGGGGCCGCCGCAGGCCGACGTCACCAAATCGGTGCAGGCCGAACTGCGCCGCGTCGGCTGCCTGACCGGCAACGCCGATGGCAACTGGAATAACGCCTCGCAGCGGTCGCTGACGCTGTTCAACCGCCACGCCGGGACCAGGCTCGACACCAAGGTCGCCAGCGTCGATGCGCTCGATACGATCAAGCTGAAGTCGTCACGGGTGTGCCCGCTGGTCTGTGAGCACGGCTTCAAGGCCGAGGGCGAACGCTGCACCAGGATCACATGTGCGGCGGGATCGTTCCTCAACGACGACAATGAGTGCGAGAAGCGCCGCGCCAACAAGCCGGTGGCCAAGCGCGATACCGACAATCGCCGGGAGCGTGAGCGCCCGGTACGGGAACGACTGCAACCCCTGCCCGAGGCCGGCATGTCCAGGCCGCGCGTGTCGGCCGGATCGGCCGGTGGATCGGGCCAGATCATTTGCAGCGTCAGCGGTTGCCGGCCTGTCAGACGCGGCTGTCGCATCGACTATCAGGGTGGCTCGCCTCGCGATGGCAGCGGAGGCAATGTGGAAGTCTGCAACTAAGGGCAGTCTTCGGGCTGGAGCCCGCAGGGCCAACTCCCCGGGAGAGGCGGTGGCGGCAACATCCAGATTGGCCGCTGCCGGCTGCTAAATCGCGCTCCCGGCGATATTGACCATCAACGCGATCAGCGCGGTATTGAACACGAACGAGATGATGCCGTGCACGGTCGCGGTGCGGCGGATGACCCTGTCGGTGATGCCGACGTCGGAAACCTGCGCGGTCATGCCGATCACGAACGAGAAGTAGACGAAGTCCCAATAGTCCGCATCCTCGTGCGGCTCGCCGCTCGGGAACTGCAGGCCGCCCGCTTTGCTGCCGCGGTAGAAATCATGGGCGTAGTGCAGCGCGAAGGCGGTGTGGACCAGCACCCACGATAATACGATCGTCACCGTCGCCAGGATCAGTCCGGCCGGATTGCCCTTCAAGGCGCCGAGCTCGAACACGATCGCGCCAAGGCTCGCGAGGGCGCCGAACGCGGTCAACAGCAGCAGCAGGAAACGCCCATCATCCTGCAACACCGCGCTGCGGCGGATATGGGCGACGTCGCAGCGCAACATCATGATGTAGGCGAGTACGAGATACAGGGCGGCGAAGACATCCCATCCGACGATGAGACGCGTCGCCAGCCGCCGCGTGTCAGGCAGCAGGAAGAATACGATAGCGCCGACCGCGATCGCGATGAAGGTGCGCGGCCGCCCGTAGACCACGCGAACCGGCAGCGGCAGGTTGCGGAACCGAACAAGGTGCTCTTCGAATTCCTTGTTCATCCGCTGCCTTTACCGGGCTAGTTCTTGCGCTCCGCGACGAAGCGTGCGGCTGCCCGCAATACGTCGCCCTTTGTCCCGAAGATTGACAGCGCGGAATCGGCGCGCGCCAAGAGATCGCGCACGCGCTGCTTGGCGCCGTCGATGCCGAGCTGGGTGACGAAGGTAGTCTTGCCGAGCGCCGCATCCTGGCCGGTCTGCTTGCCGAGTGCGGCGGCGTCGCCCTCGACGTCGAGCAGGTCGTCGGCGATCTGGAAGGCCTCGCCGAGCGCGCGGCCGTAATCGTCGAGCACCTGGTATTCCTTCGGCGTGGACTGGCCGAGGATCGCGCCTGAGATGCAGCCATAGCGCAACAGCGCCCCGGTCTTCATCTGCTGCAGCCGCGCCACGTCGACCGGTTCCCGGTCGCCGAACCGGCCTTCGCCGGCGAGGTCGAGGATCTGGCCGCCGACCATGCCGCCAATGCCGGAGGCGCGCGCCAGCGCACGCGTCAGGAGCAGGCGCACCGTGGCGTCCTTGTGGATCTCGTCGCGGGTGACGATGTCGAAGGCCAGCGTCAAGAGCCCGTCGCCGGCAAGGATCGCGGTGGCGTCGTCGGTCTTCTTGTGCAGCGTGGGCCGGCCGCGGCGCAGGTCGCTGTTGTCCATCGCCGGCAGATCGTCATGGATCAGCGAATAGCAATGGATGCATTCCAGCGCGGCGCCGACCAGCAGGGCCGCTTCGCGCGGAACGCCGAACACCGCCGAACTTTCGACCACCAGAAAGGGGCGCAGCCGCTTTCCGCCGCCGAGGCTGGAATAGCGCATCGCGTCCATCAGCCGCTTCGGCCGGGTGATCTCGTCGGGCAGCAGCGTATCGGACAACAGCTTCGCCAGCAGGGCTTCGGTGTCCTCCGCGGTCTGGTCCAGGCGCTTGGCAAAATCGGCGGTGGCGGTGGTCATTAAGAATAGCTCCAGATCAATTTGGCCGGACAATCGTTGATGCCAAGGGCTTCGTCAATTCCATGACCTCGGTCACAAAAGCGCTGGAAAACGCACGAAATATCATGGAGATGTCACGTGGGTGGGGGCAGTTTATCGATCCTGGGCCGGCTTGGGCTGAACCGGAAGCATCCAATTTTGCGCATTATCCGAATTTTAGTGCTGATCCTGCTTGCGGTGCTGTTGCTGCCTTATCTGCTGACGCCGCTCTACCGAACGGGCCATCCGGTGTCGGCGCTGATGGCCTGGCGCTGGCTCAAGGGCGCGCCGGTGTCCCGGCAATGGGTCGATTTCAACGCGATTTCACCCTATCTGCCGCGCTCGGTGGTGGGATCCGAGGACGCCAAATTCTGCAGCCATCGCGGGATCGATTGGGACGCGCTGCAGGACGCGATCGACGATGCCGAGGACGGCGAGCCTGCCCGCGGTGGATCGACCATCACCCAGCAGGTCGCGAAAAACCTGTTCCTGTGGCCGGGCCGCAGCGTGGTCCGCAAGGCGCTGGAACTACCGCTTGCGATGTGGATCGATTTCGTATTGCCCAAGCAGCGGATCCTGGAAATCTATCTCAACATCGCCGAACTCGGCCCGTCCGGGCAGTTCGGAGCCGGGGCCGGGTCGATGTACGCGTTCGGCCGCTCGGCCGCGACCCTTTCGGCGCGCGAGGCCGCCCTGCTGGCGGCGATCCTGCCCAATCCTGTCAGGCGCAGCGCCCGCAACCCCGGCCCCGGGGTGCGCCGTCTGGCCGGGACCTATATGGCGCGGGCAGGCGCGGTACAGCGCTGCTGGAGCGAAAATCGTGCTTTTTGAGCCAATTTTCGGTCCCTTTAACCGCAAGCCGGCCTAGCTTTACGCCATCCCATCCTCTATAAGCGCGGCCTTATCGGCATCGCAGCCCGTGCGCGCAGCGCTGGGCCGTCCGGTTCCGGACGATGCCTCCGACAACACCCCTAGAGGACCGTTATGGCCGTTCCCAGAAGAAAAACATCGCCCTCGCGGCGTGGCATGCGCCGCTCGGCGGACGCGCTGAAGAAGCCGACCTATGCCGAGGACAAGGATTCCGGCGAACTGCGCCGTCCGCACCACCTTGACCTCAAGACCGG encodes:
- a CDS encoding DUF1345 domain-containing protein, giving the protein MNKEFEEHLVRFRNLPLPVRVVYGRPRTFIAIAVGAIVFFLLPDTRRLATRLIVGWDVFAALYLVLAYIMMLRCDVAHIRRSAVLQDDGRFLLLLLTAFGALASLGAIVFELGALKGNPAGLILATVTIVLSWVLVHTAFALHYAHDFYRGSKAGGLQFPSGEPHEDADYWDFVYFSFVIGMTAQVSDVGITDRVIRRTATVHGIISFVFNTALIALMVNIAGSAI
- a CDS encoding polyprenyl synthetase family protein; translation: MTTATADFAKRLDQTAEDTEALLAKLLSDTLLPDEITRPKRLMDAMRYSSLGGGKRLRPFLVVESSAVFGVPREAALLVGAALECIHCYSLIHDDLPAMDNSDLRRGRPTLHKKTDDATAILAGDGLLTLAFDIVTRDEIHKDATVRLLLTRALARASGIGGMVGGQILDLAGEGRFGDREPVDVARLQQMKTGALLRYGCISGAILGQSTPKEYQVLDDYGRALGEAFQIADDLLDVEGDAAALGKQTGQDAALGKTTFVTQLGIDGAKQRVRDLLARADSALSIFGTKGDVLRAAARFVAERKN
- the mtgA gene encoding monofunctional biosynthetic peptidoglycan transglycosylase codes for the protein MRIIRILVLILLAVLLLPYLLTPLYRTGHPVSALMAWRWLKGAPVSRQWVDFNAISPYLPRSVVGSEDAKFCSHRGIDWDALQDAIDDAEDGEPARGGSTITQQVAKNLFLWPGRSVVRKALELPLAMWIDFVLPKQRILEIYLNIAELGPSGQFGAGAGSMYAFGRSAATLSAREAALLAAILPNPVRRSARNPGPGVRRLAGTYMARAGAVQRCWSENRAF
- the rpmF gene encoding 50S ribosomal protein L32; amino-acid sequence: MAVPRRKTSPSRRGMRRSADALKKPTYAEDKDSGELRRPHHLDLKTGMYKGRQVLKKKES